A single region of the Metarhizium brunneum chromosome 6, complete sequence genome encodes:
- the PaAT-1_3 gene encoding O-acetyltransferase PaAT-1 — MHPKLRYASLKLLEAFTTIFSFAAQNGNLSSSSPISQQTSFLDGMRGIAALIVAFYHTSEAYSSAVTKSYGYNGENYSFIQLPFIRLIYAGHAMVCVFFVIGGYVNALRPLHMMHYEKQWDKLFTSISSSLLRRSIRLYIPPVLATFFSAITLRLGWWEASRAAIDAGMFAGWPDLHPPRQPTMSAQLADWWHHTAGLFNLWTYMTSSDVQPYYNIYDPHLWTVPYEVRTSLILMLVLVIVARCRPLARWLLLLAFIQFSASWARWEVVMFLSGAMLADIKMYRDIHNESLPTQTEKDDNLLSAIGGPQKAAVTAIVLFTGLYLLSAPSTNIDGTPGYITMTSIIPESYGDKRRIIHGAGAIMLVWVASSSPALQQLFLTGIAQYLGRISYALYIVHGPLLHIVGYAITTAIWKHLGTDGESIMRWIVAVGLGNAITFAIIFLVAKFFYLWVDTTSVRISRAAERLCFGQS, encoded by the coding sequence ATGCATCCGAAATTGAGGTATGCGTCTCTGAAGCTCCTGGAGGCCTTTACTACAATTTTTTCTTTCGCCGCACAAAATGGAAACTTGTCTTCAAGCTCACCTATATCCCAACAAACATCGTTTCTTGATGGCATGCGAGGGATAGCCGCTTTAATCGTCGCCTTTTACCACACATCCGAGGCTTACTCCAGCGCAGTAACGAAAAGTTACGGCTATAATGGTGAAAACTATTCTTTTATTCAGCTTCCATTTATACGATTAATATATGCTGGCCATGCTATGGTTTGTGTATTTTTCGTTATTGGCGGCTACGTAAACGCCTTGCGACCGCTGCACATGATGCATTATGAGAAGCAATGGGATAAGCTCTTTACATCAATCAGCTCCAGCCTACTACGCCGAAGTATCCGGCTCTACATCCCGCCCGTCCTCGCAACGTTCTTCTCCGCCATCACGTTACGCCTAGGGTGGTGGGAAGCTTCACGGGCGGCGATTGATGCCGGAATGTTTGCAGGATGGCCAGACTTGCACCCGCCCCGACAGCCGACCATGTCTGCGCAGTTGGCGGATTGGTGGCATCATACAGCAGGCCTTTTTAACCTGTGGACATACATGACCTCGTCAGATGTCCAGCCATATTATAACATCTATGACCCGCATCTGTGGACAGTGCCATACGAGGTCAGAACATCACTCATCTTAATGCTGGTTCTTGTTATTGTGGCTCGGTGTCGTCCTCTCGCTCGCTGGCTATTATTGCTGGCGTTTATACAATTCAGTGCTTCTTGGGCTCGTTGGGAGGTTGTCATGTTTCTTTCAGGAGCTATGCTGGCGGACATCAAAATGTATAGAGATATACACAACGAGTCTCTCCCTACACAAACTGAAAAGGACGACAACTTGTTATCGGCTATTGGCGGCCCTCAAAAAGCCGCAGTAACTGCTATAGTCCTATTCACAGGGCTGTATCTGCTTTCGGCCCCGTCTACAAATATCGATGGGACTCCAGGATACATTACAATGACGTCCATCATACCAGAAAGCTATGGCGATAAAAGGCGAATTATTCATGGGGCCGGGGCGATAATGCTAGTATGGGTAGCCTCAAGTTCACCAGCATTGCAACAGCTATTCTTGACAGGAATAGCGCAGTATCTAGGACGTATTAGTTACGCACTATATATTGTGCATGGTCCCTTATTACATATTGTTGGATATGCAATTACTACAGCTATATGGAAGCATCTTGGTACTGATGGCGAGAGCATCATGCGGTGGATAGTAGCGGTCGGCCTGGGAAATGCAATCActtttgccatcatcttTTTAGTAGCAAAATTTTTCTACTTATGGGTAGATACTACGTCAGTAAGAATTAGCCGCGCGGCTGAGCGACTATGTTTCGGACAATCTTAG
- the atA_1 gene encoding 6-methylsalicylic acid decarboxylase atA yields the protein MSNLSVHRTRIAIIGGGLAGTVLANALLPRAHLDVHIFEADACFSERGAAIGLSSTAQSALKHVIPSADELLAKAGAVPMNSTRTMIGSGVAAASLVLDFARTSQGKVVHRGSLLRELLSGLPSSMLHTGKKLMDMNSSDDGIELTFEDGYMARFDAVVGADGIFSRVREHVTRDPGGVYAASPAGFWDCRNLVTVEKARAMLGQDLFRVHRQYGWIGNGAFIMHDVLDHGHKIQCVISGVEAKQAKHRATPLSRHDLNLVLKDWLDGPIAKGMIELVLDQDNPQRFSQWEHKSTPTYSNGRTCIMGDAAHATTPWQGYGLGLAIEDAVILSTLLAESSCRGINAALQAYDAVRRPRCQMLIDSSRGTGRILCGQDGYAGLDPGRLKQVLAPRWDFIHGLDIEAHKQDALGALKELQASTME from the exons ATGTCGAATCTCAGCGTCCATCGCACAcgcattgccatcattggcGGCGGTCTTGCCGGGACAGTCCTGGCCAACGCTCTCCTGCCAAGGGCCCATCTTGACGTGCACATATTCGAAGCAGACGCGTGCTTTTCAGAGCGCGGTGCTGCCATTGGCCTGTCTAGTACCGCACAGTCTGCGCTGAAGCATGTAATTCCCTCGGCTGATGAGctcttggccaaggctgggGCTGTCCCCATGAATTCTACCCGGACCATGATT GGCTCGGGCGTGGCAGCAGCGTCGTTGGTCCTGGACTTCGCGCGCACAAGTCAGGGCAAGGTTGTTCATCGAGGGTCCCTGCTCCGCGAGCTTCTGTCCGGCTTACCCTCCAGCATGTTACACACGGGCAAGAAACTGATGGACATGAATTCGAGTGATGATGGGATCGAACTGACCTTTGAAGATGGATACATGGCCAGATTCGATGCAGTCGTCGGTGCGGACGGTATATTCAGCAGGGTTCGCGAACATGTCACTCGGGACCCTGGTGGCGTGTACGCTGCGTCGCCAGCAGGATTCTGGGACTGCAGAAATCTAGTCACAGTTGAAAAGGCCAGGGCCATGCTCGGACAAGACTTGTTTCGCGTTCATCGTCAGTATGGGTGGATTGGCAACGGGGCGTTCATCATGCACGACGTCCTGGATCACGGACACAAGATTCAGTGTGTAATTTCGGGCGTGGAAGCAAAACAGGCCAAGCATAGAGCTACTCCTTTATCGAGGCATGACTTGAACTTGGTGCTAAAAGATTGGCTCGATGGCCCCATTGCCAAGGGCATGATCGAG CTCGTACTTGACCAGGACAACCCGCAACGCTTCTCGCAGTGGGAGCACAAGTCAACACCGACATATAGCAACGGCAGGACGTGCATCATGGGCGACGCAGCTCACGCGACGACTCCTTGGCAGGGCTATGGACTCGGCCTGGCCATTGAAGATGCCGTCATTCTCAGCACTCTGCTGGCCGAGTCATCTTGTCGAGGTATCAACGCTGCCTTGCAGGCATATGATGCCGTACGGAGGCCCAGATGCCAGATGCTCATCGACTCGAGCAGGGGCACTGGACGAATTCTCTGCGGACAGGATGGCTACGCAGGCCTGGACCCTGGGAGATTGAAGCAGGTGCTCGCTCCGCGGTGGGATTTCATACACGGCCTAGATATCGAAGCTCACAAACAAGACGCGTTGGGTGCGCTGAAAGAATTACAAGCATCGACGATGGAATGA
- the UGE5 gene encoding UDP-glucose 4-epimerase 5, which yields MPSLSHPESLPSSGGTSLSSSRPSTPDDGECQHGHDADQVVLVIGGLGFIGSHTTLELLKAGYSVSIVDDLSNSFKVAFNRIRDLAVKHHASRGTKMPSLQLHTLDYRSHSMRSVLDLYSESSWKASETDAQAPHSARRSRISGVIHFAAFKSVSESITHPVQYYQNNVCGLVNLISLLGEHDIRNFVFSSSATVYGCKADLGRPLREEDLVHPESYVDDNGAEVTPASFASLQSPYARTKFFCEAILADIARADSAWRITCLRYFNPIGCDSSGLLGEDPRGTPTNLFPVITQVLTGAREHLDVFGSNWDTRDGTPVRDYVHVSDVARGHVAALAAQAVEPFRTFNLGSGTGTTVAEAVRSLERASQRPIAVRLADRREGDVGSCVASNERACRELGWEAKESVGQCAEDLWNFVSKAQAPTS from the coding sequence atgccgtccttgtcccATCCAGAATCCCTCCCGTCGTCGGGGGGGACATCACTGAGTTCTTCACGTCCCAGCACgcctgatgatggcgagTGTCAACACGGCCACGACGCCGACCAGGTGGTCCTGGTAattggcggccttggcttcaTCGGATCACATACAAcgcttgagcttctcaagGCGGGATACAGCGTCTCCATTGTGGACGACCTCAGCAACAGCTTCAAGGTGGCCTTTAACCGCATCAGAGACCTGGCAGTCAAGCACCACGCGAGCAGGGGCACCAAGATGCCGTCCCTACAGCTACACACGCTCGACTACCGCAGCCACAGCATGCGCAGCGTCCTGGACCTGTATTCAGAAAGCAGCTGGAAGGCGTCCGAGACCGACGCGCAGGCTCCTCACAGCGCGCGGCGGTCCCGGATATCGGGTGTTATTCACTTTGCGGCCTTCAAGTCGGTTTCCGAGTCCATCACGCACCCCGTGCAGTACTACCAAAACAACGTCTGCGGGCTCGTCAACCTCATCTCGCTGCTGGGCGAGCACGACATCCGCAACTTtgtcttctcctcgtcggccaccGTGTACGGCTGCAAGGCGGACCTGGGCCGGCCGCTGCGGGAGGAGGACCTGGTGCACCCCGAGTCGTACGTCGACgacaacggcgccgaggtgaCGCCCGCGTCGTTTGCGAGCCTGCAGAGCCCCTACGCGAGGACCAAGTTCTTCTGCGAGGCGATTCTGGCCGACATTGCGCGGGCCGACTCGGCGTGGCGCATAACGTGCCTCCGATACTTCAACCCGATTGGCTGCGACTCCTCGGGCCTCCTCGGTGAGGACCCCAGGGGCACGCCCACGAACCTCTTCCCCGTCATCACGCAGGTGCTCACCGGCGCCCGCGAGCACCTCGACGTCTTCGGGTCCAACTGGGACACGCGCGACGGCACGCCCGTCCGCGACTACGTGCACGTGTCCGACGTGGCGAGGGGCCACGTCGCTGCGCTGGCCGCCCAGGCTGTCGAGCCCTTCCGTACGTTTAATCTCGGTTCAGGCACAGGCACGAcggtggccgaggccgtgCGCAGCCTCGAGAGGGCTTCGCAGCGGCCCATTGCCGTGAGGCTCGCCGACCGCCGCGAGGGCGATGTCGGCTCGTGCGTCGCCTCCAACGAGCGCGCCTGCAGAGAGCTGGGCTGGGAGGCCAAGGAGAGCGTCGGCCAGTGCGCCGAGGACCTGTGGAACTTCGTATCCAAGGCGCAGGCTCCGACGTCGTAG
- the SR4_1 gene encoding Spherulin-4, with protein sequence MARPFLIVPLYMYPLPTAWEPLLAAARTHPEVRFVAIVNPNSGPGPDALPDASYLAALDAMHAIPNICAVGYVYCSYGKRPAADVRGDIDRYARWNQHHGITLGGIFFDEMPSDLAHLAYMAGLAEHVKTTWRQETTGRGDGLVIYNPGVVVPRPFFAHPDYVVVFEQSHRHWDQDAAGQQRLRLAADEVRCKTAAVVHSSRVQGGQVRDLTRGLLACGLAGIYVTDEQDGGYTQWPAVWTELTAAVAAECSES encoded by the coding sequence atggccaggccGTTCCTCATCGTGCCGCTGTACATGTACCCCCTCCCGACGGCGTGGGAGCCTCTGCTGGCCGCGGCGCGGACGCACCCCGAGGTCAGGTtcgtcgccattgtcaaccCCAACAGCGGACCGGGCCCGGACGCCCTCCCGGACGCGAGCTacctggcggcgctggacGCAATGCACGCCATCCCCAACATCTGCGCCGTCGGCTACGTCTACTGCAGCTACGGCAAGCGCCCGGCCGCCGACGTGCGCGGCGACATTGACCGGTACGCGCGCTGGAACCAGCACCACGGCATCaccctcggcggcatcttcttcgACGAGATGCCCTCGGACCTCGCGCACCTCGCGTACATGGCCGGCCTCGCGGAGCACGTCAAGACGACGTGGCGCCAGGAGACGACGGGCCGCGGCGACGGGCTCGTCATCTACAACCCGGGCGTCGTGGTGCCGCGGCCCTTCTTCGCGCACCCCGACtacgtcgtcgtctttgagCAGTCGCATCGCCACTGGGACCAGGACGCCGCGGGCCAGCAGCGCCtgcgcctcgccgccgacgaggtgCGCTGCAAGACGGCCGCCGTGGTGCACTCGAGCCGCGTGCAGGGCGGCCAGGTGCGCGACCTGACGAGGGGGCTGCTGGCGTGTGGCCTGGCGGGCATCTACGTGACGGACGAGCAGGACGGTGGCTACACGCAGTGGCCGGCGGTGTGGACCGAGCTAaccgccgccgtggctgCCGAGTGCTCGGAAAGTTGA
- the HNM1_6 gene encoding Choline transport protein: MDEERRLAQLGHEQELQRRFSLPALVSLCICLMATWEATSTVIATALRSVLSFFFSMCVAASLGEIASIYPTAGGQYHWVAALCPGPSKMTAAYVTGWISVGGQIILTSSAAFAAGLQTQALIVLNDDGYIPLRWQGMFLYWGVLTYAAILNIWGMRVMPHVNILSGIIHIAGFVGILATLAAMAKKTTSQVVFLDFVNSSGWDSDGISWLVGLVSAVYPFLGYDAACHLAEELPQPSRNVPLAMIGSVFVNGVMGLAYVIVLLYSAGSTDLENAPLGFPFMQIYLDATNSRVGTTIMSIMVILIAVAATIAGIVSTSRTVWAFARDQATPYHEALSHISPRLQIPLNAVLAVVALQFALGFIYLGNDTAFNAILSMAIIGLYLSYLLPVLYMLFHGRWNLQPHQYGRFRLGFVPGITLNILGAIWMVTVIIFSLFPTTMPVTAKNMNYSIVVFGGWMVFGLVYYVFRARHKFQVPLVDSDAISGIETQLDEFEKS; this comes from the exons ATGGATGAGGAACGGCGTCTTGCCCAGCTGGGCCATGAGCAGGAGCTCCAGAGGCGATTCTCCCTGCCGGCCTTGGTCTCGCTATGCATCTGCCTGATGGCGACGTGGGAGGCCACTTCGACCGTGATTGCGACCGCGCTG CGTAGCGTCTTGtcgtttttcttttccatgtGCGTGGCCGCCTCGCTTGGCGAGATTGCGTCCATCTATCCCACTGCTGGAG GCCAATATCACTGGGTTGCCGCGCTGTGCCCCGGGCCCAGCAAGATGACGGCCGCCTATGTGACGGGATGGATCTCGGTAGGCGGCCAGATCATCCTGACGTCGTCGGCTGCGTTTGCTGCGGGCCTGCAGACGCAAGCGCTGATTGTTCTGAATGACGACGGCTACATCCCGCTGCGATGGCAAGGGATGTTCCTGTACTGGGGCGTCCTCACCTATGCCGCCATCCTGAATATCTGGGGCATGCGGGTGATGCCTCATGTCAACATCCTCTCAG GCATCATCCACATTGCGGGATTCGTCGGCATACTTGCTACGctggcggcaatggccaagaagacgacCAGCCAAGTCGTGTTTCTCGACTTTGTCAACAGCAGCGGCTGGGACAGCGACGGCATCTCTTGGCTCGTCGGGCTTGTCAGCGCTGTATATCCATTTCTTGG CTACGATGCGGCGTGCCATCTTGCCGAAGAGTTGCCTCAGCCGAGTCGAAACGTGCCGCTGGCCATGATCGGAAGCGTCTTTGTCAACGGCGTCATGGGTCTGGCCTATGTCATTGTGCTGCTGTACTCGGCTGGATCTACGGACCTGGAAAATGCGCCCTTGGGCTTCCCGTTCATGCAGATCTACCTTGACGCTACCAACTCACGCGTCGGCACCACAATCATGTCCATCATGGTCATATTGATCGCCGTCGCGGCCACCATTGCGGGCATCGTGTCGACGTCGAGAACCGTTTGGGCTTTTGCTCGCGACCAAGCGACCCCTTACCACGAGGCTCTATCTCACATCAGTCCCCGTCTGCAGATTCCGCTCAACGCAGTTCTTGCCGTGGTTGCGCTCCAATTCGCACTGGGCTTCATCTACCTGGGTAATGACACGGCATTCAATGCCATCCTGTCCATGGCAATCATTGGGCTGTACTTGTCGTATCTATTGCCCGTCTTGTATATGCTTTTTCACGGCCGGTGGAACTTGCAGCCGCACCAGTACGGCAGATTTCGTCTTGGGTTTGTGCCAGGCATAACACTCAACATTTTGGGTGCTATATGGATGGTTACCGTCATCATATTTAGCTTGTTCCCGACGACAATGCCTGTTACGGCAAAGAACATGAACTACTCCATCGTCGTGTTTGGTGGTTGGATGGTGTTTGGTCTGGTCTACTATGTATTTCGTGCCAGGCACAAATTTCAAGTTCCGTTGGTCGACTCGGATGCCATCTCGGGCATCGAGACGCAATTGGATGAATTTGAGAAAAGTTAG
- the AO-I_3 gene encoding Copper amine oxidase 1, protein MSAVPHPLSDLSAQESNAARDAVLKLHPGAVIDFRAIYLLEPNKADVLKFLALEHAAKLTPDSPRPARLAQVKYDVIGGSEPTQYHESVINVATAQRVKHTVVGQEHHASLSIYEFERVVEVVKNSQVFQEKLKSIQLPEGFELVVEPWPYGGPDEADGQTRLFQALCFGRDTRSGNPDSNFYAYPLPFIPIVDARKKEVIRIDQPATGGKGDALSGASHKTQVLDHCRSAEYVPELIPGGTRKDVKPLTVVQPEGASFTVSDENLIEWQKWRFRVTFNPREGAVLHDVRYDGRDVLYRLSISDMTVPYADPRAPFHRKQAFDFGDGGLGNCVNNLTLGCDCLGVIKYFDGLLTNPDGSAQVSKNVICLHEQDNGINWKHTNWRTGRAVVTRRRELVVQFIITLANYEYIFAFKLDQAAGITLEARATGIVSVVNIDEGKTAPWGNVVNPGTLAQNHQHIFCARIDPAVDGHGNSLVREESVPVAVDPATNPNGNLYEVQTTVVKTSAGMDLDPFRNRVFKVQNPSRRNPISGKPVGYKITTPPTQLLLAAPGSIQSNRALFARHHLWVTKYRDDELYAGGRYTLQSRREVDGLADAAARGDNVEDEDIVVWSVFGLTHNPRVEDWPVMPVEMLQVHITPSDFFTGNPAIDVPSSLDSGSKLANGECCKPAVNGNGV, encoded by the exons ATGTCTGCGGTCCCACACCCCCTTTCTGACCTCTCTGCGCAAGAGTCCAACGCCGCCAGAGATGCCGTCCTGAAGCTGCATCCCGGCGCCGTTATTGACTTTCGAGCCATCTATCTGCTCGAGCCCAACAAGGCCGACGTGCTCAAGTTTCTGGCTCTGGAGCACGCCGCCAAGCTCACGCCCGACAGCCCTCGCCCTGCCCGTCTTGCCCAGGTCAAGTACGATGTCATTGGGGGCTCAGAACCCACGCAGTACCACGAGTCTGTTATCAATGTCGCAACAGCTCAACGGGTCAAGCACACTGTTGTGGGCCAGGAACACCATGCCAGTCTGTCCAT CTATGAGTTTGAGAGAGTAGTCGAGGTTGTGAAAAACTCCCAAGTCTTCCaggagaagctcaagtccaTCCAGCTGCCCGAGGGattcgagctcgtcgtcgagccCTGGCCGTATGGAGGgcccgacgaggccgacggccagACTCGGCTCTTCCAAGCCCTGTGCTTTGGTCGAGACACGAGGAGCGGGAACCCAGACTCCAACTTTTACGCGTACCCGTTGCCCTTTATCCCCATTGTAGACGCGAGAAAGAAGGAGGTGATTCGCATCGACCAGCCCGCAAcgggcggcaaaggcgacGCCCTGAGCGGTGCCTCGCACAAGACGCAGGTCCTGGACCACTGCCGGTCTGCGGAATACGTGCCCGAGCTCATCCCGGGCGGCACGAGAAAGGACGTGAAGCCCCTGACCGTGGTGCAGCCCGAGGGCGCGAGCTTCACCGTGTCTGATGAGAACCTCATTGAGTGGCAGAAATGGCGCTTCCGCGTCACCTTTAACCCGCGAGAAGGCGCCGTGTTGCACGATGTCCGCTACGACGGGCGCGACGTCTTGTACAGATTGAGCATCAGTGACATG ACGGTGCCGTATGCCGACCCCAGAGCCCCCTTTCACCGCAAGCAAGCAttcgactttggcgacggTGGACTGGGAAACTGCGTCAACAACCTGACACTGGGATGCGACTGTCTTGGAGTCATCAAG TACTTTGACGGGCTTCTCACCAACCCAGACGGCTCGGCCCAAGTGAGCAAGAACGTCATCTGCCTTCACGAGCAGgacaacggcatcaactGGAAGCACACCAACTGGCGCACGGGGCGCGCGGTAGTCACGCGGCGCCGCGAACTGGTGGTGCAGTTCATCATCACGCTCGCCAACTACGAGTACATCTTTGCCTTCAAGCTCGACCAGGCGGCGGGTATTACTCTAGAAGCGCGGGCCACGGGCATCGTGTCCGTGGTCAACATCGACGAGGGCAAGACGGCGCCCTGGGGCAACGTGGTCAACCCGGGCACGCTGGCCCAGAACCACCAGCACATCTTCTGCGCGCGCATCGACCCGGCCGTCGACGGGCACGGCAACTCGCTCGTGCGGGAGGAGAGCGTCCCCGTGGCCGTGGACCCGGCGACCAACCCCAACGGCAACCTGTATGAGGTGCAGACGACGGTGGTCAAGACGTCGGCCGGCATGGACCTCGACCCCTTCCGCAACCGCGTCTTCAAGGTGCAGAACCCGTCGAGGCGGAACCCCATCAGCGGCAAGCCCGTCGGGTACAAAATCACCACGCCGCCCACGCAGCTGCTGCTCGCGGCGCCCGGCAGCATCCAGTCGAACCGGGCGCTCTTTGCGCGGCACCACCTGTGGGTGACCAAGTACAGAGACGACGAGCTGTACGCCGGCGGGCGGTACACGCTGCAGAGCCGGCGCGAGGTCGACGGGCTGGCGGACGCGGCGGCCCGGGGGGACAATGTCGAGGACGAAGATATCGTCGTGTGGAGCGTCTTTGGGCTGACGCACAATCCAAGGGTCGAGGACTGGCCCGTCAT GCCCGTGGAGATGCTGCAGGTGCACATTACGCCGTCCGACTTTTTCACGGGCAACCCTGCCATTGACGTGCCGTCCAGCTTGGACAGCGGGTCGAAGCTGGCCAACGGGGAGTGCTGCAAGCccgccgtcaatggcaacGGCGTGTAG